A window of Longispora fulva contains these coding sequences:
- a CDS encoding Imm1 family immunity protein, translated as MTFTYIDYCSVEPLHGPDDAAEYFDTRSASLKPHGGAGLTIWISPNPDLDSADPQADAELRVDVDVEEGRAAVTWLPDGSHAVQLPSTGPIEVMEAEGPVVTIPADRAVVSVDAARTALIEYTTTGRKPATLTWTAAERGIH; from the coding sequence ATGACGTTCACCTACATCGACTACTGCAGCGTCGAGCCCCTTCACGGACCCGACGACGCCGCGGAGTATTTCGATACCCGCTCGGCATCTCTCAAGCCACACGGGGGAGCCGGCCTGACCATCTGGATCAGCCCGAACCCAGACCTGGACTCCGCCGACCCGCAGGCCGACGCCGAACTGCGCGTCGATGTCGACGTGGAGGAAGGACGGGCAGCAGTGACCTGGCTGCCAGACGGATCACACGCGGTGCAACTTCCGTCGACCGGTCCGATCGAGGTCATGGAAGCCGAGGGGCCGGTGGTCACGATTCCCGCCGACCGGGCGGTGGTATCGGTAGACGCTGCTCGCACGGCCCTCATCGAGTACACGACCACCGGCCGCAAGCCCGCCACGCTCACCTGGACGGCCGCCGAACGCGGCATCCACTAG
- a CDS encoding DddA-like double-stranded DNA deaminase toxin gives MPAHVRVRGARFRPRPPKDGRATIGHFNGQELRSGGTDTSIADDLDVPRLRSGVPPDVAYLHVEAKVAAHMRRHNMPAAEVIIDNTVCGSNEWDRDWKLTCEKVLPSILPNGSTLTVWVTRDGGQSWWRGQFEGTGERIKAKP, from the coding sequence GTGCCGGCGCATGTCCGCGTGCGGGGTGCGCGCTTTCGGCCTCGCCCGCCGAAGGACGGTCGTGCCACGATCGGTCATTTCAACGGGCAGGAGCTACGGTCCGGAGGCACGGACACCTCCATAGCCGATGACCTTGACGTGCCGAGGCTTCGCTCCGGCGTTCCCCCGGACGTCGCGTACCTGCATGTGGAGGCGAAGGTCGCCGCCCACATGCGCCGACACAACATGCCAGCGGCTGAGGTGATCATCGACAACACCGTCTGCGGCTCCAACGAGTGGGACCGGGACTGGAAGCTGACCTGCGAGAAGGTGCTGCCGTCGATCCTGCCTAACGGTTCGACGTTGACGGTCTGGGTCACCCGCGATGGCGGTCAGTCCTGGTGGCGGGGACAATTCGAAGGCACAGGCGAGAGGATCAAAGCCAAGCCATGA
- a CDS encoding DUF6244 family protein: protein MTASADILTALSGAETELDEAKTHTSGGRDHADRVRTQALGQGFLGVAQHMTQVINAFDDAQITLGHALKAVGDARLPVGEIKDGMTPQEVTVKLNTSISSIGTAEEAILATYPAFDEAERVVKTALSGGDPGPLLQFINMANEASARGKKQAALAKTKAQGQIPQASSLGN, encoded by the coding sequence ATGACCGCGTCGGCGGACATTCTCACCGCGCTCTCCGGAGCTGAAACCGAACTCGATGAGGCCAAGACCCACACCTCCGGAGGCCGCGACCACGCCGACCGGGTCCGCACCCAGGCCCTCGGCCAGGGCTTCCTCGGCGTCGCCCAGCACATGACGCAGGTGATCAACGCGTTCGACGACGCTCAGATCACCCTCGGCCACGCCCTCAAAGCCGTCGGCGACGCTCGCCTCCCGGTCGGAGAGATCAAAGACGGGATGACCCCGCAAGAGGTCACCGTCAAGCTGAACACGTCGATCTCCTCCATCGGAACGGCCGAGGAGGCGATCCTCGCCACCTACCCGGCCTTCGACGAGGCAGAACGCGTGGTCAAAACGGCCTTGTCCGGCGGCGACCCGGGACCGCTACTGCAGTTCATCAACATGGCAAATGAAGCCTCCGCCCGCGGCAAGAAGCAAGCCGCACTTGCCAAGACCAAGGCCCAAGGCCAGATCCCGCAGGCCAGCAGCTTGGGAAACTGA